A genomic stretch from Halalkalibacillus sediminis includes:
- a CDS encoding fructosamine kinase family protein, with the protein MLDEIIDEALKQAGESSTARNIQSVSGGSINESYYVEMDQNQYFVKYHATAPAHFFEAEAKGLENIRSTDSIDTPEVLAYQDKPGQSFLVMEWMSGESTQETQSLLGERIAKMHLSHAEYHGLDQQTFIGDLPQPNQLCREWVDYYRTFRLERQLELGRERHRIADKREEKLIHLIDNLEKYIPHDIAPSYLHGDLWSGNWLPGPKGTPYVIDPSFLYGDRHFDLAFTEMFGGFTQDFYNAYNEIYPISSDYEVLKPIYQLYYSLVHLNMFGESYGGLVDRILKRYA; encoded by the coding sequence ATGCTCGATGAAATAATCGATGAAGCTTTAAAGCAGGCAGGTGAGTCAAGTACAGCTCGCAATATCCAATCAGTCAGTGGCGGGTCAATCAATGAAAGCTACTATGTCGAGATGGACCAAAATCAATACTTTGTAAAATATCATGCCACAGCTCCAGCTCATTTTTTTGAAGCGGAGGCTAAAGGTCTTGAAAATATCCGGTCAACTGATTCGATCGATACACCAGAAGTGCTAGCATATCAGGATAAACCAGGTCAGTCCTTTCTGGTCATGGAATGGATGTCGGGTGAGTCGACCCAAGAGACTCAGTCGTTATTGGGAGAGAGAATCGCAAAGATGCATCTTTCTCATGCTGAATATCATGGGTTGGATCAACAGACATTCATAGGGGACTTACCACAGCCTAATCAACTATGTAGAGAATGGGTCGATTATTATCGTACCTTTCGCTTGGAGCGCCAACTTGAATTAGGTCGAGAACGCCATCGAATTGCAGATAAACGGGAAGAGAAATTAATTCATTTAATCGACAACCTTGAAAAATACATTCCACATGACATTGCACCAAGTTATTTGCACGGGGACCTGTGGAGTGGAAACTGGTTGCCAGGGCCTAAAGGTACCCCATATGTCATTGATCCATCTTTTTTATACGGCGACCGACACTTTGACCTTGCATTTACCGAAATGTTTGGAGGGTTCACTCAAGATTTTTATAATGCATATAACGAGATATATCCGATATCTTCTGATTACGAGGTATTGAAGCCAATTTATCAACTGTATTACTCATTGGTCCATTTGAACATGTTTGGTGAATCTTATGGAGGTTTAGTGGACAGGATATTGAAAAGGTATGCTTAA
- a CDS encoding C40 family peptidase — MKLKKMTSATFLSILIGGALIGTSIHAETIDDLEDRKSKIADERQEIKSNLSEAESEMADLLIELEELNQEIEQLREASEKNQEQLDETEAKIDITQEDIDELQEEIDIIEKRIELRLDILKERLSSYQKQGGSINYMEVVLGSKNFGEFISRTAAVNKIMESDRHLMESHQEDKQEVEEKQSKVQSKLSELEEMKVELEGMITLIADQKEQAESKKEEMKDKQTDLIALQEELKMKDSDLASLESNIRGEIAAKEREQRAQARAVASETNNSSNGNIVTVSSKTSEDKSSSIGNSQSGKKTSGSYSSAIQAGYQVMGTPYVWGGKTPSGFDCSGFLSWAFAQAGKSIPSSTAALQSVGTKVSYSNAQPGDLVFFNTYKTNGHIGIYLGGGKFLGAQNSTGVAVADMTSGYWAEKFAGHVRRVN; from the coding sequence TTGAAGCTTAAAAAAATGACGAGTGCAACCTTTTTATCAATTCTTATTGGAGGAGCACTGATTGGTACCTCTATTCACGCAGAAACTATTGATGACCTTGAAGATCGTAAGTCCAAAATTGCTGATGAACGCCAAGAGATCAAAAGCAATTTGTCCGAAGCAGAAAGTGAAATGGCAGATTTATTAATCGAGCTTGAAGAATTGAATCAAGAAATTGAACAACTAAGAGAAGCATCTGAAAAAAACCAAGAACAACTAGACGAGACAGAAGCTAAGATTGATATCACTCAAGAAGATATAGATGAGCTACAAGAAGAAATTGATATTATTGAAAAACGTATTGAACTTCGACTAGATATTTTAAAAGAACGTTTATCTTCCTACCAAAAGCAGGGTGGAAGCATTAATTATATGGAAGTTGTACTAGGTTCCAAAAATTTTGGTGAATTCATCAGCCGTACTGCTGCAGTGAATAAAATTATGGAATCTGATCGTCATTTGATGGAAAGCCATCAAGAAGATAAGCAAGAGGTTGAGGAAAAGCAATCAAAAGTGCAATCAAAACTTTCAGAGCTAGAGGAAATGAAAGTAGAGTTAGAGGGTATGATTACCTTGATTGCAGATCAAAAAGAACAAGCTGAATCGAAAAAAGAAGAAATGAAAGATAAACAAACTGATCTTATTGCTCTCCAAGAAGAACTAAAAATGAAAGATAGTGACTTAGCATCACTTGAAAGCAACATCCGAGGAGAAATTGCGGCTAAAGAGCGAGAACAAAGAGCTCAAGCTCGAGCGGTTGCTAGCGAAACTAACAATAGTTCTAATGGGAATATTGTAACTGTGAGCTCAAAAACTAGTGAAGACAAATCGTCAAGTATTGGTAACAGTCAGTCAGGTAAAAAGACTAGCGGAAGTTATTCTTCAGCAATCCAAGCTGGTTATCAAGTAATGGGTACTCCTTATGTTTGGGGCGGTAAGACTCCAAGTGGTTTTGACTGTTCTGGTTTCCTATCATGGGCATTCGCTCAAGCTGGAAAGTCTATTCCGTCAAGTACTGCAGCATTACAAAGTGTTGGCACAAAAGTATCTTATAGCAACGCTCAACCTGGCGACTTAGTATTTTTCAATACTTACAAGACTAATGGACACATTGGAATCTACCTTGGTGGAGGTAAATTCTTAGGTGCACAGAACAGTACTGGCGTAGCAGTAGCTGATATGACTAGCGGCTACTGGGCTGAGAAATTCGCGGGACACGTTCGCCGCGTTAACTAA
- a CDS encoding class I SAM-dependent methyltransferase, which yields MQLSPHIYDLVIRPNWFNERYIHQQIKKHCDFKQKTVLDFGSGTGANCILVSPINYIGLDTDLDRIGYSRKKYPQYQFKPLHGYQLPLPNNSVDIIMIVAVLHHIPVEKIDHYITEFRRVLKNENSEVIVLEPCLLNKKCLKNWVMKKLDKGEFIQHEDSYLGYFKRAGFNVLSINKFPKGLFYNELLFKAQLK from the coding sequence ATGCAGCTGTCCCCTCACATTTATGACCTGGTCATTAGACCTAATTGGTTCAATGAAAGGTATATCCACCAGCAAATTAAAAAACACTGTGATTTTAAACAAAAGACTGTTTTAGACTTCGGGTCAGGAACGGGTGCGAACTGTATACTTGTTTCCCCTATAAATTATATAGGATTAGACACGGACCTAGATAGAATTGGTTATTCCAGAAAGAAGTATCCACAATATCAATTCAAACCATTACATGGGTATCAACTTCCGTTACCTAATAATTCAGTTGACATCATTATGATTGTGGCAGTATTGCATCATATACCAGTTGAGAAGATTGATCACTATATTACCGAGTTTCGTCGGGTGCTGAAAAATGAAAACAGTGAAGTGATCGTTTTAGAGCCTTGCTTACTTAATAAAAAATGTCTTAAAAATTGGGTAATGAAAAAACTCGACAAAGGGGAGTTCATTCAACATGAGGATTCCTACTTAGGTTATTTCAAAAGAGCAGGATTTAATGTGTTATCCATTAACAAATTTCCGAAAGGACTGTTTTACAATGAATTGCTCTTCAAAGCGCAATTAAAATAG
- a CDS encoding response regulator transcription factor — MISIYTVVLVDDSWFIRQWLKQILEQTDRYQVIAESSNGREALPIYKKHHPDIVIMDLIMDDLDGFQTLSLMKRLFPDAKVIMCSSLAQPHIIQRCLDLGAKDFIEKPYFEDLTRKLDKVLID, encoded by the coding sequence GTGATTTCTATTTATACTGTTGTGTTGGTTGACGATTCATGGTTTATTCGCCAGTGGTTGAAACAAATCTTAGAACAAACGGATCGATATCAGGTCATTGCTGAATCCTCAAATGGCAGAGAGGCTCTTCCTATCTATAAAAAGCACCATCCGGATATAGTAATTATGGACCTCATTATGGATGATTTAGATGGATTTCAAACGTTGTCACTTATGAAAAGACTATTTCCAGATGCTAAAGTCATCATGTGTTCTTCTCTAGCCCAACCTCATATCATCCAGCGATGTTTGGATTTAGGAGCAAAAGACTTTATAGAAAAACCATACTTTGAAGACCTCACTCGAAAATTAGATAAAGTGTTGATCGACTAA
- a CDS encoding DUF1259 domain-containing protein — protein MSSSCDRLARIIGGTPQVSDGVCVVSRLRNIEASILNRRTRSPLALPFALSFENSVGGRTLNLGETVILQEEINPFISALRWRGIMVTALHNHWLFDEPRLMYIHWEKIDNPFDFARDSFDAAVEAGLF, from the coding sequence ATGTCATCAAGTTGTGATAGATTAGCTAGAATTATTGGTGGTACTCCTCAAGTTTCAGATGGAGTATGTGTTGTTTCTAGACTAAGAAACATAGAAGCATCAATCTTGAACAGAAGAACAAGATCTCCATTAGCTTTACCATTTGCATTATCATTTGAAAATTCAGTAGGTGGGCGAACACTTAACTTGGGTGAAACAGTAATTCTCCAAGAAGAAATTAATCCTTTTATTTCAGCTCTCCGGTGGAGAGGCATAATGGTTACAGCTCTCCATAACCATTGGCTATTTGATGAGCCAAGGTTAATGTATATACACTGGGAAAAAATTGATAATCCATTTGATTTTGCAAGAGATAGTTTTGATGCTGCAGTAGAAGCAGGTTTATTTTAG
- a CDS encoding phage holin family protein has translation MEFREYIIEEALILIPVLIILGKFLKELPFLLDRYIPLILLFISVVLAVFLIGMSIEAVIQGILVAGAAVLGHQLVKQNKNISSEL, from the coding sequence TTGGAATTTCGAGAATATATCATCGAAGAAGCGTTAATACTAATTCCAGTGCTTATCATTTTAGGTAAGTTTCTGAAAGAACTTCCCTTTCTACTTGACCGTTACATTCCACTGATTTTGTTGTTTATCAGTGTGGTGTTAGCGGTCTTTTTAATTGGTATGAGTATAGAGGCGGTGATTCAAGGTATTTTAGTTGCTGGTGCTGCAGTGCTAGGGCATCAATTAGTAAAGCAAAATAAAAACATTTCTAGTGAATTGTGA
- a CDS encoding peptidoglycan DD-metalloendopeptidase family protein — MTTFIYPTVKRVTSKFRTASRPDHNGTDFARPGHQSIKAAAAGTVVKSYSSSSYGETIILEHRINGQTWQTLYAHLLEGSRKVFPGQTVSQGQIIGVMGNTGRSFGQHLHFELHKGKWNYDKSNAVDPEKYLGRDLYPQSSSGEYTVQPGDTLSVIAKKVGSSVDELARINNIKNENVIQVGQKIKYDDVEKVYLPVTADSWRIYPTNVAPVKGNEMAFLNPKKFGGLVYEVLDKPQKDVVTINSNDFGKGNIYVAPSTGAEVN; from the coding sequence ATGACGACATTTATCTATCCAACAGTTAAGAGAGTGACAAGTAAGTTTAGAACAGCTTCAAGACCTGATCATAACGGAACGGATTTTGCACGGCCTGGCCACCAATCGATTAAAGCTGCAGCTGCAGGTACCGTTGTGAAATCTTATTCGTCTTCAAGCTATGGAGAGACAATTATTCTTGAACATAGAATCAATGGTCAAACTTGGCAGACTTTATACGCTCATTTACTTGAAGGCTCACGGAAGGTATTTCCTGGCCAAACCGTTTCACAAGGTCAAATTATTGGTGTGATGGGTAACACTGGTCGTTCGTTCGGTCAGCACCTACACTTTGAGTTGCACAAAGGGAAATGGAATTACGACAAATCCAATGCGGTTGATCCAGAGAAGTATTTAGGTAGAGACTTATATCCTCAATCCAGTAGTGGTGAGTATACGGTCCAACCAGGAGATACGCTTTCAGTAATTGCGAAGAAAGTCGGTTCTTCGGTTGACGAGCTAGCACGCATTAACAACATCAAGAATGAAAATGTGATCCAAGTCGGTCAGAAGATTAAATACGATGACGTTGAGAAAGTATACCTGCCTGTAACAGCTGACTCGTGGAGAATTTACCCAACCAATGTAGCACCAGTGAAAGGGAATGAGATGGCATTCCTGAACCCGAAAAAATTCGGTGGCCTAGTTTATGAAGTATTGGACAAGCCTCAAAAAGACGTTGTGACCATCAATTCTAATGACTTTGGAAAAGGAAATATCTATGTCGCACCAAGTACTGGCGCAGAAGTAAATTAA
- a CDS encoding phage holin family protein yields MDVVNNAKILTAGAAVVFSWLFGEWSILLGALIFFVSFDFLTGIVAAGYEGKLKADVAFWGIPKKIMIFGLVAIAQVIDQIYLFQIGDPIVIGDMKLSVMAATIIYYLVNEFISISENLGRLHVPIPPLLRRSIEFFKDKSYEKKG; encoded by the coding sequence GTGGATGTGGTAAACAATGCAAAAATATTAACAGCAGGAGCTGCAGTTGTGTTCAGTTGGTTGTTTGGTGAGTGGTCTATTTTGTTGGGGGCGCTCATCTTTTTTGTGTCATTCGATTTCTTGACGGGTATTGTTGCAGCAGGATATGAAGGGAAATTGAAAGCAGACGTTGCTTTTTGGGGCATTCCAAAGAAGATCATGATTTTTGGGCTAGTGGCTATAGCACAAGTAATCGATCAAATTTATTTATTTCAAATAGGAGATCCAATCGTGATTGGTGATATGAAGTTAAGTGTTATGGCAGCCACGATTATTTATTACCTGGTAAATGAATTTATCAGCATTAGTGAGAATTTAGGGCGATTACACGTGCCTATTCCTCCGCTGTTAAGACGATCGATTGAATTTTTTAAAGACAAATCTTATGAAAAGAAAGGTTGA
- a CDS encoding DUF1617 family protein — MQLKLPNRMVTQAINLLSNLSLKGRSSRHRSKVIKALNEQVKEIVEQEHVLIKEHCYQDDKGNPKRTSDGKGYHVKDVEIFSKDMNELHQEEYILEGENMTEPLKTIGHVLLNSEEEWKGQEAEAYDYLCEQFEEQGLSAD; from the coding sequence ATGCAACTAAAATTACCAAACCGAATGGTGACTCAGGCAATAAATCTATTATCAAATCTAAGTTTAAAAGGACGATCATCGCGGCACCGTTCAAAAGTTATTAAGGCTCTGAATGAACAAGTGAAAGAGATCGTGGAACAAGAGCACGTGCTCATTAAAGAGCACTGTTATCAAGATGACAAAGGAAATCCTAAGAGAACGTCTGACGGTAAAGGGTATCATGTGAAAGACGTAGAAATTTTTTCGAAAGACATGAACGAGTTACACCAGGAAGAATATATACTTGAAGGAGAGAACATGACGGAACCACTTAAGACGATTGGCCATGTGTTATTGAACTCAGAAGAAGAGTGGAAAGGGCAAGAAGCAGAAGCTTATGACTACCTCTGTGAGCAATTCGAAGAGCAAGGATTAAGCGCCGATTAA
- a CDS encoding phage tail spike protein, with protein MQSLIHIADKQTGKILDYITESNYWQDYRKIQLNNHRDTFDFTTSADKGFSKYIQDQNRLIIPDPKTGYAEFLIDEHKQKLKRDGSHAIQVWSSGSYLRLKKAKIINPQQTSTETASYHVDSILQGTGWITGQIAHTTLRSFNIEEHTNPYSFLKRLASEFNLELQFRIAIENGYIFRYVDMIERVGRWRGFEVTFGRNLLGIERKSKSTKIITALLGVSPPDTEGNVKTALIENDEALKRWGVPDVNGNLQHLYDVYYPESTDSEMTQERLDTLTENELEKRVNATVEYSTDIATLSNKLGQEVFVGDTVRVKDKKFNPALYLQARVHTFEGSIKQDAQLKIVLGDYIEFTEQEVLSIWRNLRKQVAFKIGQEELANYTYDKTQIDDKDGAILADGKSYAFQEAQAAQDNAENYAYNQYEPTKSTVNTNIDTWNKAGVFNADGTLNVDWLAGQLTDSQIQSAGTWNAQGTYIDENGVYTGLVVAEQMVSGSFVGKTFTGGTFEGSLFEGAVFYSETNEGYVEIQGDNIQTVSTAGDWTDRSTLDISQAQLAINNSTGNRGFYASYRYTNMDNGLSLTDSNYKQVGMWYEDIPLLYVGKDNFLVNNVLNNSVNISYDFDNRDGKLHAYNGLKLGVRGDSYSEQNGVNFPGGAEVEIYPDVVEFNSQVKIDTVSTHNDANISFLNRISFGNFEIGSSQNESTGIGVRPIDNPNIGASIFSVESEGSSTRFKVTHANGAEFSGNIRLDGNIENAGYMYIKSGGNLDLKAPYDIRFQDHSGNPQRIVTGAILTNGFITTDAVDTGASNIYVRPSSSGELRVTALGTTGSYRPARASSFPTGSLEEYKQDIEPWEGSALDIIMNSTLQKYRLISDVENDIDKIRFGYVIGDGYATPEEVIDETGEGVEQYLMNSLSLKAIQELNTLYDAHDQHIQDLSTRVEALENQIA; from the coding sequence TTGCAGTCATTGATTCATATAGCGGATAAACAAACAGGCAAGATTTTAGATTATATTACGGAATCTAACTACTGGCAAGACTATCGCAAGATTCAGCTAAACAATCACCGTGATACGTTTGATTTCACCACTTCAGCGGATAAAGGTTTTTCGAAGTACATTCAAGATCAGAACCGTCTGATCATTCCGGACCCTAAGACTGGCTATGCTGAATTTTTGATTGATGAGCATAAGCAAAAGCTAAAACGTGATGGAAGCCATGCGATTCAAGTGTGGTCTTCAGGTAGCTATTTACGTCTCAAAAAAGCTAAAATTATCAATCCTCAACAAACGAGTACAGAAACAGCTTCTTATCATGTCGACTCAATTCTGCAAGGCACAGGATGGATAACGGGTCAAATTGCCCATACGACTTTACGATCCTTCAACATTGAAGAGCACACCAATCCGTATAGCTTCTTAAAACGGTTGGCCAGTGAGTTTAATCTTGAGCTCCAATTCAGAATTGCTATTGAGAATGGTTACATCTTTCGCTATGTCGATATGATCGAGCGTGTGGGCAGGTGGCGTGGTTTTGAAGTGACGTTTGGACGCAATTTACTAGGCATTGAGCGTAAAAGTAAGTCAACGAAGATCATCACAGCTTTACTAGGGGTGAGTCCACCAGATACCGAGGGTAATGTTAAAACGGCATTAATCGAAAATGATGAGGCTTTAAAACGGTGGGGGGTTCCAGATGTAAACGGAAACCTTCAGCACCTATATGATGTCTACTATCCCGAATCAACCGACTCTGAAATGACGCAAGAACGTTTAGACACGTTAACTGAAAACGAACTAGAAAAACGCGTGAATGCCACGGTCGAATATTCGACGGATATCGCTACATTATCGAATAAGTTGGGACAAGAGGTATTCGTGGGTGATACGGTTCGTGTGAAAGATAAAAAATTTAATCCGGCTTTATATCTTCAAGCGCGTGTTCATACGTTTGAAGGGAGCATTAAGCAAGATGCTCAATTGAAAATCGTTTTAGGCGATTATATTGAATTCACCGAGCAAGAAGTTCTATCAATCTGGCGGAACTTGCGAAAACAGGTAGCTTTTAAAATCGGTCAAGAGGAACTGGCAAATTACACATATGACAAGACGCAGATAGATGATAAAGATGGAGCCATTCTCGCTGATGGGAAATCATATGCCTTTCAAGAAGCACAGGCAGCACAAGACAATGCTGAAAATTATGCCTATAACCAATATGAGCCGACAAAGAGCACGGTCAATACCAACATCGATACCTGGAATAAAGCGGGTGTGTTCAATGCCGATGGTACCTTGAATGTCGACTGGCTTGCAGGGCAATTAACGGATAGTCAAATTCAAAGTGCGGGTACTTGGAACGCCCAAGGTACCTATATTGATGAGAACGGGGTATACACCGGTCTGGTGGTTGCCGAGCAAATGGTTAGTGGAAGTTTCGTAGGGAAGACCTTTACAGGAGGAACCTTCGAAGGGTCACTGTTCGAGGGTGCTGTGTTTTATAGTGAAACAAATGAAGGTTATGTAGAAATTCAAGGGGATAATATACAAACCGTCAGTACTGCAGGTGATTGGACCGATAGATCTACTTTGGACATCAGCCAAGCACAACTTGCAATCAACAATAGTACTGGAAATAGAGGATTCTATGCGAGTTATCGATACACCAACATGGATAACGGCCTGTCTCTTACGGACAGTAACTATAAGCAAGTAGGCATGTGGTATGAAGATATCCCGTTGCTATATGTTGGTAAAGACAATTTCTTAGTAAATAACGTACTAAATAACTCAGTTAACATTTCATATGATTTTGACAATCGTGATGGAAAACTACACGCATATAACGGGTTGAAGTTAGGTGTAAGAGGGGATAGTTACAGCGAACAAAACGGCGTAAACTTTCCAGGCGGTGCTGAGGTAGAAATATATCCGGACGTAGTAGAGTTTAATTCTCAGGTTAAAATAGACACCGTTTCTACGCATAATGACGCAAATATATCGTTCTTAAATAGAATAAGTTTTGGGAACTTTGAAATAGGTTCTTCACAAAATGAAAGTACTGGAATCGGTGTAAGACCCATTGATAATCCTAACATAGGGGCCAGTATTTTTAGTGTTGAAAGTGAGGGAAGTTCTACAAGGTTCAAAGTTACTCATGCTAACGGTGCAGAGTTTTCCGGAAATATACGGTTAGATGGAAATATTGAAAATGCTGGATATATGTATATTAAGTCAGGCGGAAACCTTGATTTAAAAGCACCATATGATATTAGGTTCCAAGATCATAGCGGAAACCCCCAAAGAATCGTCACGGGCGCCATTTTAACAAACGGATTTATCACTACTGATGCTGTAGACACAGGCGCTTCTAATATATATGTCAGACCTTCAAGCAGCGGAGAGCTTCGAGTAACTGCACTAGGGACCACAGGTAGTTACCGTCCGGCAAGAGCTTCAAGTTTCCCCACAGGATCTCTTGAGGAATACAAACAGGATATCGAACCGTGGGAAGGCTCTGCCTTAGATATCATTATGAACTCCACATTACAGAAATATCGCCTGATTTCAGATGTCGAAAATGATATTGATAAAATTCGATTTGGTTATGTCATTGGTGATGGGTACGCAACCCCAGAGGAAGTGATTGATGAAACCGGCGAAGGTGTCGAGCAATATCTAATGAATAGCTTATCTCTAAAAGCAATCCAGGAGTTAAACACTTTGTATGATGCTCATGATCAACATATTCAAGATTTATCGACAAGAGTTGAAGCGTTAGAAAATCAAATTGCGTAA
- a CDS encoding distal tail protein Dit yields MPDSLTLNGTRKEWLYLLRGRKESPFAPRDHELLQTPGMKGARIVSTTFNLIRVDQPIGFTVKGEEHEQQLLDELKTWILTEEDVEIEFDNVPGKTYVGRVTGEISNYARPAPTLRQGTLTFLCLPYKIKPEKTENITSEVFTVKGTDETEPIFELGVLAPITFALVSNGDEYMMIGQPIDVSQTPEESETEVFYHGMESMVGWVSTDMVAEGYINGSMEFDSTGFSPVFDAPNPDVQEWHGPALKHSLSSAVQNFKADMGFRFFAENIGGNVGRIEMYGLDSNNNIVFRAFIEDKWIGQDHFGVQLELEGGAVTDYLTLPKTLKDVYGRMKVIREGNQWTLIMQHLRTGVGRIVEKEWRRTIESDQSTQEISQIQLSFQKFYDTNEEDMKVLLMRCYQLNDVQGVPYIAQAGDEIIFDHRDDNEHDPEIRINGELRNDLKDFGATPFKLKPGERTLTALPDGDVQGVVRYRPRDQ; encoded by the coding sequence TTGCCGGATAGTTTAACCTTAAATGGCACTAGAAAAGAATGGTTGTATTTACTGAGAGGTCGTAAGGAATCTCCATTCGCTCCACGGGACCATGAGTTGTTACAAACCCCAGGCATGAAGGGGGCTCGCATTGTTTCCACTACGTTTAATCTAATTCGTGTCGATCAACCGATTGGTTTCACAGTGAAAGGCGAGGAACATGAACAGCAGCTGCTTGATGAATTAAAAACTTGGATTCTGACAGAAGAAGACGTAGAAATCGAGTTTGATAATGTCCCAGGGAAAACGTATGTAGGAAGAGTGACAGGCGAGATATCAAATTATGCACGACCTGCCCCGACGCTCAGGCAAGGGACGCTGACGTTTTTATGTTTGCCTTATAAAATAAAACCCGAAAAAACGGAAAATATTACGAGTGAAGTGTTCACGGTAAAGGGCACAGACGAAACCGAACCGATTTTCGAACTGGGGGTTTTGGCACCGATTACGTTCGCGCTCGTCTCAAACGGTGATGAATACATGATGATTGGTCAACCAATAGACGTCAGCCAAACACCAGAGGAATCCGAAACCGAAGTCTTCTATCACGGAATGGAATCGATGGTTGGCTGGGTATCAACCGATATGGTGGCTGAAGGTTATATCAACGGTTCGATGGAGTTTGATTCAACAGGTTTTTCGCCTGTGTTTGACGCCCCCAATCCTGACGTGCAAGAGTGGCACGGGCCTGCGCTTAAACACAGTTTGTCCTCTGCGGTCCAGAACTTTAAAGCCGATATGGGCTTTCGTTTTTTTGCGGAAAATATAGGTGGAAATGTCGGACGAATCGAAATGTATGGACTGGATAGTAACAATAATATCGTCTTTCGTGCGTTTATCGAAGATAAGTGGATTGGTCAAGACCACTTTGGGGTGCAATTAGAGTTGGAAGGTGGCGCAGTCACGGACTATTTGACGTTACCGAAAACCTTAAAGGATGTATACGGAAGAATGAAAGTCATTCGTGAAGGAAACCAATGGACACTCATTATGCAGCATTTGAGAACTGGCGTCGGTCGTATTGTGGAGAAAGAATGGAGACGAACGATTGAGTCGGACCAATCAACTCAAGAAATTTCACAGATTCAATTATCTTTTCAAAAATTTTACGATACGAATGAAGAAGATATGAAAGTTCTTCTCATGCGTTGCTATCAATTAAATGATGTACAAGGCGTTCCCTATATTGCCCAAGCGGGTGATGAAATTATCTTCGATCACCGAGATGATAATGAGCATGATCCTGAAATACGTATCAATGGTGAGTTGCGAAACGACTTGAAAGACTTTGGAGCTACACCATTTAAGTTAAAGCCAGGTGAACGAACGTTGACCGCATTACCGGATGGAGATGTTCAAGGCGTGGTCCGATATCGACCGAGAGATCAATAG